Proteins encoded by one window of Lathyrus oleraceus cultivar Zhongwan6 chromosome 1, CAAS_Psat_ZW6_1.0, whole genome shotgun sequence:
- the LOC127134630 gene encoding uncharacterized protein LOC127134630 has translation MDSSLGDMLVKVVVFFLVQALVYLILSNSSNIFSKDIKRSNSFKPARSLSIRRMLALLSDFPPEGEPSPSSTKSPQSQATQS, from the coding sequence ATGGATAGTTCCTTAGGTGACATGTTGGTTAAGGTGGTTGTGTTCTTCCTAGTCCAAGCTTTGGTGTACCTTATCCTTTCAAATTCATCAAACATATTCTCCAAGGATATCAAGAGATCAAACAGCTTCAAGCCGGCGCGTTCCCTCAGTATTCGCCGGATGTTGGCTTTGCTTTCCGATTTTCCGCCGGAGGGAGAACCTTCTCCTTCTTCTACAAAGAGTCCTCAATCACAGGCTACTCAAAGTTAG
- the LOC127134646 gene encoding E3 ubiquitin-protein ligase RING1 yields MTTAPPPTPPPELKTYWCHECDMSVSLTSSPSPSPLLCPQCHTHFLELMDSPFSQNDADSFLPSSSLFDVLFQDALLLLAPSPPKTSIETIIPIITVTPTLLSLLDPNGVVLCAVCKDAISVDEEAKQLPCDHLYHADCITPWLCLRSSCPLCRFRISEEEEEEDENEEDDEDDVNGADVMREMIVRMSELSEDDFYGLRITLNHIASRHALLHSNALGGGDNTDASEIGGDVDGES; encoded by the coding sequence ATGACGACGGCGCCACCTCCAACGCCGCCGCCAGAACTAAAAACCTACTGGTGCCACGAATGCGACATGAGCGTCTCTCTCACTTCCTCTCCATCTCCCTCTCCTCTCCTCTGTCCTCAATGCCACACCCATTTCCTCGAACTCATGGACTCACCTTTCTCCCAAAACGACGCCGATTCGTTCCTCCCTTCTTCTTCTCTCTTCGACGTCCTTTTCCAAGACGCGCTTTTACTACTCGCACCCTCTCCCCCTAAAACCAGCATCGAAACGATCATTCCTATAATAACCGTTACACCGACGCTTCTTTCTTTACTCGATCCAAACGGTGTCGTTTTATGCGCGGTTTGTAAAGATGCTATTTCCGTCGACGAAGAAGCGAAGCAGCTTCCTTGTGATCATCTTTATCACGCCGATTGTATTACGCCGTGGCTTTGTCTTCGATCTTCTTGTCCTCTCTGTCGATTCCGAATCTcagaggaagaagaagaagaagatgaaaacGAGGAAGACGATGAAGATGATGTGAATGGTGCGGATGTGATGAGGGAGATGATTGTGCGGATGTCGGAGTTGTCAGAAGATGATTTCTATGGTCTGAGAATTACTCTCAACCACATTGCTTCCCGTCATGCTCTTCTTCATTCTAATGCTTTGGGTGGTGGTGATAATACTGATGCTAGTGAAATTGGCGGAGATGTAGATGGAGAATCTTGA